From a region of the Haematobia irritans isolate KBUSLIRL chromosome 4, ASM5000362v1, whole genome shotgun sequence genome:
- the INPP5E gene encoding inositol-3-phosphate synthase → MQRGNSEERIASTSSSPRHSNKSAGSGLFGLLSKRSTKVEPHPSVEVEHNNRQANNNHLNSSYDSSSSHDTSFAKCSSERKSPQMHELNHVGNNVKSQTLPNNVSPGAMMKDAMNIEKSLSSGIINLHRKVKTGKNKNHLHRHSTDGSQSDGGGVGSNGQVVLRKTPKHRSPNHNRFSHQFSLCCKAEKKPLTPPVTVRYNSIPDAGQVGRKDTMSLSWTTADNASLSLNSAILNPNANLLPPGNSFSTSLNLSECASAPQSPVTGKPMTFPLNENSYGSPSNSSLRSNLSDIPNGASSNTVPNGPIRPIAVTACRSRLRLKLYPPGKELPPFGKEFQPPEDSNVSSIKRATTPQHMSSPNIASQPDGAFGSQEVDTPTVRFMSQENIQLQRQSSGSGLARQALMAAQVLSLIPTEKVRERSFLDGRLGSSSLLGPSELNRVLPNKEVTIFVGTWNMNGQNPPKELNDFVLPPTVEHVPDIVAIGTQESSPDRFEWEVTIQETLGPSHVLFHSTTLGTLHLAVYMRRDLIWYCSAPEDANMSVRTGSAFRTKGAVAISFCLFGTSMLFVTSHLTAHQQKVKERVSDVKRIIHALDLPKNLNLRHKNKDVTQNFDNVFWCGDLNFRLGEPREKLLEWIQNTKFPLPSHLPHGYMHTDQLSSVLADGAAFRGFMEANITFPPTYKYDPGTQHFDTSSKQRAPAYTDRILYKFRQTQGLMMRRQSNVPGMSTVPQPLVQCLLYDSVPSIITSDHKPVWALFKTLIRAGTDSIPLAAGLFCRDIYLEGMKRRLNNQYNGSSAVCSIQ, encoded by the exons ATGCAACGTGGCAATAGTGAAGAACGTATAGCTAGTACAAGTTCTAGTCCACGCCATTCCAATAAATCCGCTGGCTCTGGTCTTTTTGGTTTGCTATCCAAACGTTCCACGAAAGTTGAACCACATCCCTCAGTGGAGGTAGAACACAATAACCGCCAAGCCAATAACAATCATCTGAATAGCTCATATGATAGTAGTAGCAGTCATGATACCTCATTTGCTAAGTGTTCTTCGGAAAGGAAATCACCGCAGATGCATGAGCTGAATCATGTGGGCAATAATGTGAAAAGTCAAACGCTACCCAACAATGTGAGTCCTGGAGCTATGATGAAGGACGCAATGAATATAGAAAAATCTCTCAGCAGTGGAATCATTAATTTGCATCGTAAAGTTAAgacggggaaaaataaaaatcatcttCATCGTCATAGCACAGATGGTTCCCAGAGTGATGGTGGTGGAGTGGGATCGAATGGCCAAGTCGTTCTGAGGAAGACACCCAAGCACCGTTCTCCCAATCATAATCGTTTCAGTCATCAGTTTAGTTTATGTTGTAAAGCTGAGAAGAAACCCCTAACTCCGCCGGTGACAGTTCGCTACAATTCCATTCCAGATGCTGGCCAAGTGGGGCGTAAGGATACGATGTCCTTGAGTTGGACAACGGCAGATAATGCCTCTTTGTCTCTGAACTCGGCGATATTAAATCCAAATGCGAATTTACTTCCACCGGGTAATAGTTTCAGCACCAGTTTGAATCTCTCAGAATGCGCCAGTGCTCCACAAAGTCCTGTAACAGGGAAACCCATGACATTTCCTTTAAATGAAAATTCCTATGGCTCACCTTCCAATTCTTCCTTACGTAGTAATCTAAGTGATATTCCGAATGGAGCAAGCAGTAATACTGTGCCCAATGGGCCCATAAGACCCATAGCTGTGACGGCCTGTCGATCACGTCTAAGACTTAAACTATATCCTCCGGGCAAAGAATTACCACCGTTTGGAAAGGAATTTCAACCTCCTGAGGATAGTAATGTATCGTCGATAAAGAGAGCCACAACTCCCCAGCATATGTCTTCACCAAACATTGCTAGCCAACCCGATGGAGCTTTTGGTAGCCAGGAAGTGGATACACCAACGGTACGTTTCATGTCCCAAGAGAATATACAGTTGCAGCGACAAAGTTCTGGATCAGGATTGGCTCGTCAGGCATTAATGGCAGCTCAAGTTTTGAGCTTAATACCTACGGAAAAGGTGCGAGAAAG AAGTTTTTTGGATGGCCGCCTAGGTTCTTCTTCTCTACTAGGCCCGAGTGAATTGAATCGAGTTTTACCCAATAAGGAAGtaacaatatttgttggaacttgGAATATGAATGGTCAAAACCCACCCAA AGAACTGAATGATTTTGTCTTGCCACCAACGGTGGAACATGTCCCCGATATTGTGGCCATTGGTACACAAGAATCAAGTCCTGATCGTTTCGAGTGGGAAGTAACGATTCAAGAAACTCTTGGCCCTTCACATGTACTCTTTCATTCAACCACATTGGGTACCCTACATTTGGCTGTGTATATGAGACGTGATTTAATTTGGTATTGTTCAGCACCTGAAGATGCCAATATGTCGGTGAGAACTGGCTCAGCATTCCGCACAAAAGGAGCCGTGGCAATATCATTTTGCCTTTTCGGTACATCGATGCTATTCGTTACCTCGCATTTAACCGCCCATCAACAGAAAGTTAAGGAGCGTGTCTCAGATGTCAAACGTATAATCCATGCCCTCGATTTACCCAAGAATCTGAATTTAAGGCACAAAAACAAAGATGTTacacaaaatttcgataatgtTTTCTGGTGTGGAGATCTTAATTTTCGTTTGGGAGAACCAAGAGAGAAACTTCTGGAGTGGATACAGAATACCAAGTTTCCATTGCCCTCACATTTGCCCCATGGCTATATGCATACGGATCAATTGTCATCGGTATTGGCTGATGGGGCAGCATTTCGAGGGTTTATGGAGGCCAATATAACATTTCCACCCACCTATAAG TATGATCCTGGTACTCAACATTTCGATACATCTTCCAAACAAAGAGCTCCGGCCTATACGGATCGTATACTCTATAAATTTCGCCAAACTCAGGGTTTAATGATGAGACGACAAAGTAATGTACCTGGTATGTCTACGGTCCCTCAGCCCCTGGTTCAATGCCTACTCTATGACTCCGTACCGTCCATTATAACCTCAGATCACAAACCAGTGTGGGCTTTATTTAAAACTTTGATAAGAGCGGGTACAGATTC CATTCCATTGGCAGCTGGTCTTTTCTGTCGTGATATTTATTTGGAGGGTATGAAGAGAAGACTAAATAATCAATATAATGGTTCATCGGCTGTTTGCTCCATCCAATGA